Proteins found in one Halobaculum sp. MBLA0147 genomic segment:
- a CDS encoding Gfo/Idh/MocA family oxidoreductase: protein MNCLFVGAGAAAEAYAAGLAETDLDLVGVCDLDGERARTLASAHSATAYTDTAAMLAAESAPLVVVLTSHVAHAPVTREVLAADRHAFVQKPLALEAATAWGLVETARERDLALGCAPVAPRHPPQRRVARLLADGRLGDVRVAYAHAHVGRVTEWHDDPESFLAVGPLYDGGVYPLALTTAWFGPVETVQTATADDPWPTRETATPSAPSHVEATLTHADGTRVRLTASLYVPHRSREFNSLELHGDDGSLYLGDCGGGTDARDAVQFGRSGRAYTAVPPAGPTRDGGFADGPLRLARAIDRGERPRRSAVRAAHVVAVCESVERAAERRESVTVADVSERTPDADALRLPAPVPTYGGDSSAASAGSVETSGSAESRRAALRLPAVGYAPGGWDRAATRGGDGNTTDTPATADATAAALDAGCRLLVVDDGTAGAVGEALAAPGAPARESLHLVCHVTTDDGGGRAGAGHDDERVTGAAERLRTVAGVDGFDTVLVGGRGSGSGVLAAGHTPSSPPRSTSGDGDASLPPTLVAVDAAPATPRRETVVSYHECGVRPLAVTPFAGVERDAIRALAERHDVHPTTAVVGWHVAHGVVPVTSPAAPGTVVDHLAGAGLDLDAADVSRVDAALGVATGGRDGNRAAAASRADSDDGGGASRADSDDAGGGVW, encoded by the coding sequence GTGAACTGCCTGTTCGTCGGCGCGGGTGCGGCCGCCGAGGCGTACGCCGCGGGGCTCGCCGAGACGGACCTGGACCTCGTCGGCGTCTGTGACCTCGACGGCGAGCGGGCCCGGACGCTCGCGAGTGCCCACAGCGCGACGGCGTACACCGACACGGCGGCGATGCTGGCCGCCGAGTCGGCGCCGCTGGTGGTGGTCCTCACCAGCCACGTCGCCCACGCTCCCGTCACACGGGAGGTGCTGGCGGCCGACCGGCACGCCTTCGTCCAGAAGCCGCTCGCGCTGGAGGCCGCGACGGCCTGGGGGCTGGTCGAGACCGCTCGGGAGCGCGACCTCGCACTCGGCTGTGCGCCCGTCGCGCCGCGGCACCCGCCACAGCGACGCGTCGCGCGACTGCTGGCGGACGGCCGGCTGGGCGACGTGCGGGTGGCGTACGCCCACGCCCACGTCGGGCGAGTGACGGAGTGGCACGACGACCCCGAGTCGTTCCTCGCCGTCGGACCGCTGTACGACGGCGGCGTCTACCCGCTGGCGCTGACGACCGCCTGGTTCGGCCCGGTGGAGACGGTCCAGACGGCGACGGCCGACGACCCGTGGCCGACGCGAGAGACGGCGACGCCGTCGGCGCCGAGTCACGTCGAGGCGACGCTGACGCACGCCGACGGCACTCGCGTGCGCCTGACGGCGAGTCTGTACGTGCCTCACCGGAGTCGCGAGTTCAACTCGCTGGAACTCCACGGCGACGACGGCTCGCTGTACCTCGGTGACTGTGGCGGCGGCACGGACGCGCGGGACGCGGTCCAGTTCGGGCGGTCCGGACGAGCGTACACCGCCGTCCCACCGGCAGGGCCGACGCGAGACGGCGGGTTCGCGGACGGCCCGCTGCGACTCGCACGGGCGATCGACCGGGGGGAGCGTCCGCGACGCTCCGCGGTGCGTGCCGCACACGTCGTCGCCGTCTGCGAGAGCGTCGAGCGAGCGGCCGAGCGACGCGAGTCGGTCACCGTCGCGGACGTGTCCGAGCGGACGCCGGACGCGGACGCGCTACGGCTGCCAGCGCCGGTACCGACGTACGGCGGCGACTCGTCGGCAGCCAGCGCGGGCAGTGTGGAGACATCGGGCTCGGCGGAGTCGCGGCGTGCGGCACTGCGGCTCCCGGCCGTCGGGTACGCGCCGGGCGGGTGGGACCGAGCGGCGACTCGGGGTGGGGACGGGAACACTACGGACACGCCAGCGACCGCGGACGCGACGGCCGCCGCACTCGACGCGGGGTGTCGCCTGCTCGTCGTCGACGACGGAACCGCGGGCGCGGTCGGGGAGGCACTCGCCGCGCCGGGAGCACCGGCTCGCGAGAGCCTCCACCTCGTCTGCCACGTCACCACCGACGACGGTGGCGGCCGAGCCGGAGCGGGACACGACGACGAGCGAGTGACCGGTGCGGCCGAGCGACTCCGGACGGTTGCGGGTGTCGACGGGTTCGACACGGTGCTGGTCGGCGGCCGAGGCTCCGGTTCGGGGGTGCTCGCGGCCGGACACACTCCGTCGTCCCCACCACGCTCCACGTCCGGCGACGGAGACGCGAGCCTCCCGCCGACACTCGTGGCGGTCGACGCCGCGCCCGCGACACCGCGGCGAGAGACCGTCGTGTCGTACCACGAGTGTGGTGTGCGACCGCTCGCCGTCACTCCGTTCGCGGGGGTCGAGAGGGACGCGATCCGAGCGCTCGCCGAGCGGCACGACGTCCACCCGACCACCGCCGTGGTCGGCTGGCACGTCGCGCACGGTGTCGTCCCCGTGACGAGTCCGGCCGCACCCGGGACGGTCGTCGACCACCTCGCCGGGGCGGGGCTCGACCTCGACGCGGCGGACGTGTCACGTGTCGACGCGGCACTCGGTGTCGCTACCGGTGGCCGAGACGGGAACCGCGCCGCGGCCGCGTCGAGAGCCGACTCCGACGACGGCGGAGGTGCGTCGAGAGCCGACTCCGACGACGCCGGAGGTGGCGTGTGGTAG
- a CDS encoding CDP-alcohol phosphatidyltransferase family protein: MVDDPTLPRRLGRQTTVVAPGAAVVLAVGYAVVATTVDATVATHWLVAAGVTTTGVVVFLRHHLTENRPPSGGPVSRTLGLANAVTVTRGLGYAVAAGFVVVAPERLAAHGGAALLWVPAVCYGSGVVMDALDGFLARHVGERTRLGERLDLAYDTLGFVVAPAVGVAWGRLPAVYLALAAARYVYRGGLAIERRRGRPVGSLPPSRLRRPLAAFQMGFLTIALTPVVPAGAVRTVAPLALAPSLLVFGRDYLAVTGRLPRWLGGSPRGGEPHSERDGAAADD; this comes from the coding sequence GTGGTAGACGACCCGACACTGCCGCGACGGCTCGGCCGGCAGACCACGGTCGTGGCACCCGGTGCGGCGGTCGTGCTCGCGGTCGGCTACGCCGTGGTGGCGACGACCGTCGACGCGACGGTCGCGACACACTGGCTCGTGGCGGCGGGCGTCACGACGACCGGCGTGGTCGTGTTCCTCCGACACCACTTGACGGAGAACCGACCGCCGTCCGGCGGTCCCGTTTCGCGGACACTCGGGCTCGCGAACGCCGTCACCGTCACCCGTGGGTTGGGGTACGCGGTCGCGGCCGGGTTCGTCGTCGTCGCACCCGAGCGGCTCGCGGCCCACGGCGGTGCGGCGCTGCTGTGGGTGCCGGCGGTCTGCTACGGGAGCGGCGTCGTGATGGACGCCCTCGACGGGTTCCTCGCGCGACACGTCGGGGAACGCACGCGACTCGGCGAGCGGCTGGACCTCGCGTACGACACGCTCGGATTCGTCGTCGCACCGGCCGTCGGGGTCGCGTGGGGGCGGCTCCCGGCCGTCTACCTCGCGTTGGCTGCGGCACGGTACGTCTACCGCGGCGGGCTCGCGATCGAGCGGCGGCGCGGGCGACCCGTCGGGTCACTCCCACCGAGTCGACTCCGACGGCCGCTGGCCGCCTTCCAGATGGGCTTCCTGACGATCGCGCTGACGCCGGTCGTCCCGGCGGGTGCCGTCCGGACGGTCGCACCGCTGGCACTCGCGCCGTCGCTGCTCGTGTTCGGGCGGGACTACCTCGCCGTCACCGGGCGACTCCCCCGGTGGCTCGGCGGGTCCCCGCGGGGCGGCGAGCCACACTCGGAACGGGACGGTGCCGCGGCCGACGACTGA
- a CDS encoding zinc-binding alcohol dehydrogenase — protein sequence MSHRDGDGGRRVLEFTAPRSVRVRARDRDAVADDEVRVQTTLSAVSAGTELLVYRDEVPDGMPVDASLPAFEGNRFEYPLAYGYAAVGRVTDCGSAVDDVWLGRRVFAFRPHQTSFTATPEELVVVPEELSTAAAAMLPTVETATTLVLDTAPRVGERIAVFGAGAVGLTTTALLAEFPLAELAVVEPLPERRERAASLGADTVVDPTEVASLAERAAADEEPGLDAAVEISGTPAALDDAVGVVGYDGRVTVGSWYGEKRATLDLGGSYHRDRIAIESSQVSTLDPALRGRWSKDRRLATALDHAAALPVTELITHRVPFAEARRAYEVLDEPDAADRRPLQVVLQYD from the coding sequence GTGAGTCACAGAGACGGCGACGGCGGGCGCCGCGTGCTGGAGTTCACCGCACCGCGGTCGGTCCGCGTCCGAGCGAGAGATCGCGACGCGGTCGCCGACGACGAGGTGCGCGTCCAGACGACGCTGTCCGCCGTCAGTGCCGGAACCGAACTGCTCGTGTACCGCGACGAGGTCCCCGACGGGATGCCGGTCGACGCGAGTCTACCCGCCTTCGAGGGGAACCGGTTCGAGTACCCCCTCGCGTACGGCTACGCTGCCGTCGGCCGCGTCACCGACTGTGGGAGCGCCGTCGACGACGTGTGGCTCGGGCGCCGCGTCTTCGCGTTCCGACCCCACCAGACGAGTTTCACTGCGACGCCCGAGGAGTTGGTCGTGGTGCCAGAGGAGCTCTCGACGGCAGCCGCCGCGATGCTCCCGACCGTGGAGACGGCGACGACGCTCGTCCTCGACACGGCACCGCGCGTGGGGGAGCGGATCGCCGTCTTCGGTGCCGGCGCGGTCGGGCTGACGACGACGGCACTCCTGGCAGAGTTCCCGCTCGCGGAGCTGGCCGTCGTCGAACCGTTGCCAGAACGCCGCGAGCGTGCGGCGTCGCTGGGTGCCGACACGGTGGTCGACCCGACCGAGGTCGCGTCGCTGGCCGAGCGGGCGGCGGCGGACGAGGAGCCCGGACTCGACGCCGCGGTGGAGATCTCCGGGACGCCAGCCGCACTCGACGACGCCGTCGGAGTCGTGGGCTACGACGGGCGTGTCACCGTCGGCTCCTGGTACGGGGAGAAGCGGGCGACGTTGGACCTCGGCGGCTCGTACCACCGCGACCGCATCGCGATCGAGTCGAGTCAGGTGAGCACGCTCGACCCCGCCCTCCGCGGGCGGTGGAGCAAGGACCGACGGCTCGCGACCGCACTGGACCACGCCGCCGCCCTCCCCGTGACGGAGTTGATCACTCACCGCGTCCCGTTCGCTGAGGCGAGACGCGCCTACGAGGTGCTGGACGAGCCCGACGCCGCAGACCGGCGGCCACTGCAGGTCGTGTTGCAGTACGACTGA
- a CDS encoding 6-pyruvoyl tetrahydropterin synthase family protein — MYELSVSRDFVAQHYLTVPSPPPGEGEPHSHHFEADVRFQAPELGPYGYVVDIDAVDAALDELVDRYRDELLNDLPEFGDDNPSVERFARLFGDRLVDRLDDDTPTALTVRMWEDDVAWASHSREL; from the coding sequence GTGTACGAACTGTCAGTGTCGCGCGACTTCGTCGCACAGCACTACCTGACGGTGCCGAGTCCGCCGCCCGGCGAGGGCGAGCCACACAGTCACCACTTCGAGGCGGACGTGCGGTTCCAGGCGCCGGAACTGGGGCCGTACGGCTACGTCGTAGACATCGACGCGGTGGACGCGGCACTCGACGAGTTGGTCGACCGGTACCGCGACGAACTGCTCAACGACCTGCCGGAGTTCGGTGACGACAACCCCAGCGTCGAGCGGTTCGCTCGGCTGTTCGGCGACCGACTGGTCGACCGCCTCGACGACGACACGCCGACCGCACTCACCGTCCGGATGTGGGAGGACGACGTGGCGTGGGCGAGTCACTCCCGGGAGTTGTGA
- a CDS encoding class I SAM-dependent methyltransferase, with translation MADDEHAQTADRDDGRSETADRDDERSETAESDHDHGDVRYLDAKATVDDRARDRRVRETLLDALPDRPRVFDAGCGTGVALDRLRSWGVRPAAYHGVDADPSLVATARERHEAESEEDVTFAVGDAVAAAREWTGPPPELVVAQSFLDLVAPAEALDAFAGLLAPGGFVYAPFTFDGTTGFAPAHPVDDLVAELYHAGIDAEPGRNNRAGRAALSHLRERPGETLAVAGSDWIVRPRGGGSAGSDAYPADEWYFLDRILGFVADTLLASDVRQLSELSEAALRAADLAPDAQAALDAARDAGDHESDPTGDPESDPTGDHESGLTALHDWLVTRRRQSVGGTLTYVAHQVDICHRTPE, from the coding sequence GTGGCCGACGACGAGCACGCCCAGACTGCCGACCGGGACGACGGACGTAGCGAGACTGCCGACCGAGACGACGAGCGTAGTGAGACTGCCGAGAGTGATCACGACCACGGCGACGTGCGGTACCTCGACGCGAAGGCGACGGTCGACGACCGGGCGCGCGACCGGCGGGTCCGCGAGACGCTGCTCGACGCCCTCCCCGACCGGCCACGCGTGTTCGACGCCGGCTGTGGCACGGGCGTGGCGCTGGACCGGCTCCGGTCGTGGGGTGTCCGACCGGCGGCGTACCACGGCGTCGACGCCGACCCGAGCCTCGTCGCGACCGCTCGCGAGCGACACGAGGCGGAGTCCGAGGAGGATGTCACGTTCGCAGTCGGCGACGCGGTCGCGGCGGCACGCGAGTGGACCGGTCCACCGCCGGAGCTGGTCGTCGCCCAGTCGTTCCTCGACCTGGTGGCGCCCGCCGAGGCGCTGGACGCCTTCGCCGGCCTCCTCGCTCCCGGCGGGTTCGTGTACGCGCCGTTCACCTTCGACGGGACGACCGGATTCGCGCCCGCACACCCGGTGGACGACCTCGTGGCGGAGCTGTACCACGCCGGTATCGACGCCGAGCCGGGACGGAACAACCGTGCCGGACGCGCCGCGCTCTCGCACCTCCGCGAGCGACCGGGCGAGACGCTCGCCGTGGCGGGCTCGGACTGGATCGTCCGTCCACGGGGCGGCGGGTCCGCAGGCTCCGACGCCTACCCGGCCGACGAGTGGTACTTCCTCGACAGAATCCTCGGGTTCGTCGCCGACACGCTGCTCGCGTCCGACGTGCGCCAACTCTCGGAGCTCTCGGAGGCCGCGTTACGAGCGGCCGACCTGGCTCCGGACGCCCAGGCGGCACTCGACGCGGCGCGTGACGCGGGCGACCACGAGAGTGACCCCACGGGCGACCCCGAGAGTGACCCCACGGGCGACCACGAGAGCGGCCTCACCGCGCTCCACGACTGGCTCGTGACGCGCCGGCGGCAGTCGGTAGGCGGGACGCTGACGTACGTCGCACACCAAGTCGACATCTGTCACCGGACGCCGGAGTAG
- a CDS encoding segregation/condensation protein A: MTDLPDIPLGESAGDDAPDGDGDGGAEASGGADGRDGGDEPFGGGREGRESTGEDVPGGDPSESVGADASVDAGESSDVADDGDDVEPVEVLVQLAEDGEIDPWDIDIVDVTDAFLDELESRDLRTSGRALFYASVLLRMKSDALLGDEETEDADDEPEPWETAFRDDPAGGQQVADDFDPVDALEAEMDRRLERKSTRGSPETLDELVRELRDAERDSWWKKSREYDTSGDSGSPGSAQTLQYRGGSDPRPDDEPGAGDVTETTHEEDIETVIDEVQTTLSGHYERGRPEVLFREVRDTGGSPVRTYLALLFLAHRGAVELRQDDLFGDLWIRDPTAATASDEAVAD, translated from the coding sequence ATGACTGACCTCCCCGACATCCCGCTGGGCGAGTCGGCCGGTGACGACGCCCCCGACGGCGACGGAGACGGTGGAGCCGAAGCGAGCGGCGGAGCCGACGGGCGAGACGGGGGCGACGAGCCGTTCGGCGGTGGTCGCGAGGGTCGCGAGTCGACGGGTGAGGACGTGCCCGGCGGAGACCCGAGCGAGTCGGTGGGGGCGGATGCCTCGGTCGACGCCGGCGAGTCGAGCGACGTAGCAGACGACGGCGACGACGTGGAGCCGGTCGAGGTGCTGGTCCAGTTGGCCGAAGACGGGGAGATCGACCCGTGGGACATCGACATCGTCGACGTGACGGACGCGTTCTTGGACGAGTTGGAGTCGCGGGACCTCCGCACGTCTGGACGGGCGCTGTTCTACGCCAGCGTGTTGCTCCGGATGAAGTCCGACGCACTGCTGGGCGACGAGGAGACGGAGGACGCGGACGACGAGCCGGAGCCGTGGGAGACCGCCTTCCGCGACGACCCCGCCGGGGGCCAGCAGGTCGCGGACGACTTCGACCCGGTGGACGCACTGGAGGCGGAGATGGACCGGCGACTGGAACGGAAGTCCACCCGCGGGTCGCCGGAGACGCTGGACGAGTTGGTCCGGGAGCTGCGTGACGCCGAGCGGGACTCCTGGTGGAAGAAGTCCCGGGAGTACGACACCAGCGGCGACTCCGGGTCGCCGGGGAGTGCTCAGACGCTCCAGTACCGCGGCGGGAGCGACCCGCGGCCGGACGACGAACCCGGTGCTGGCGACGTGACGGAGACGACCCACGAGGAGGACATCGAGACGGTGATCGACGAGGTGCAGACGACGCTGTCGGGCCACTACGAACGCGGGCGGCCGGAGGTGTTGTTCCGCGAGGTGCGGGACACGGGCGGGTCACCCGTGCGGACGTACCTCGCACTGCTGTTCCTCGCGCACCGCGGGGCCGTGGAACTGCGGCAGGACGACTTGTTCGGCGACTTGTGGATCCGCGACCCGACCGCCGCGACCGCCAGCGACGAGGCGGTGGCGGACTGA